From a region of the Falco cherrug isolate bFalChe1 chromosome 9, bFalChe1.pri, whole genome shotgun sequence genome:
- the ATOH7 gene encoding transcription factor ATOH7, with protein sequence MKTCKSSHLDSGVESNIQCRSGPGCVVKCSSERMENAAKRRLAANARERRRMQGLNTAFDRLRKVVPQWGQDKKLSKYETLQMALSYIMALTRILAEAERYSTEREWISLHCEHFHPESCHHYTGQKMAMDSDPYAQRIFSYHPEHFQIAN encoded by the coding sequence ATGAAAACCTGTAAATCCAGTCATTTGGATTCAGGTGTAGAATCAAACATCCAGTGCAGAAGTGGACCAGGCTGTGTTGTGAAGTGCAGTTCGGAAAGAATGGAGAATGCTGCCAAGAGGAGACTGGCTGCCAATGCCAGGGAGAGAAGACGGATGCAAGGACTGAACACAGCCTTTGATCGTTTGAGAAAGGTGGTGCCACAGTGGGGTCAAGACAAGAAGCTGTCCAAGTATGAGACCCTTCAGATGGCTTTGAGTTATATCATGGCTCTCACTAGAATACTTGCCGAAGCAGAAAGATACAGTACTGAAAGAGAGTGGATTAGCCTTCACTGTGAACACTTTCATCCGGAGAGCTGCCACCATTACACGGGACAAAAAATGGCAATGGACAGTGATCCTTATGCACAGCGAATATTCAGCTATCACCCCGAACACTTTCAAATAGCTAATTAG